A single window of Crassostrea angulata isolate pt1a10 chromosome 8, ASM2561291v2, whole genome shotgun sequence DNA harbors:
- the LOC128157843 gene encoding uncharacterized protein LOC128157843 isoform X1, giving the protein MANVCIQMCESMYQLPSRICCFLLVLIQGGILDYYLITHKNLYWYGWIGADVAIGFVLFVAFMISYRHLRYIRKSSTSNRPIQAGSLPLAYFAWFIYSLALAGRVGIIFNDFAWELKEEDVFGPNTLKITICLAAIIFLLLLMSHHDAELNSERRHYIEEMTATVVFDILDSVDALDIMFEKEDIDDLPNGMGMCIITISCLNLILPVLPLCTLSRTHFGHHIQQESIILLHKLSLVFIVNLPLLVFRLVLWHALSKEISIFPVKNVIVIFLVFQDLYERQKLRARDETDSTASHHEMKQFPIES; this is encoded by the coding sequence ATGGCCAATGTGTGTATCCAGATGTGCGAGTCCATGTACCAGCTGCCATCCCGGATCTGCTGCTTTCTGTTGGTCCTGATCCAGGGCGGGATACTGGATTACTACCTGATCACTCACAAGAACCTGTATTGGTATGGATGGATAGGAGCCGACGTGGCCATTGGGTTTGTCCTGTTCGTGGCTTTCATGATTTCCTACAGGCATCTTAGATACATCAGGAAGTCCAGCACCAGTAACAGACCAATCCAGGCAGGAAGCCTCCCTCTGGCTTATTTCGCTTGGTTTATTTACTCTCTAGCCCTGGCAGGGAGGGTCGGAATCATCTTCAATGATTTCGCATGGGAGCTAAAGGAAGAGGATGTGTTCGGTCCAAACACCTTAAAGATCACCATTTGCTTAGCTGCCATCATATTTCTTCTGTTGCTGATGAGTCACCACGATGCCGAATTAAACTCAGAGCGTCGTCACTACATCGAAGAAATGACAGCCACGGTTGTGTTTGATATTCTAGACTCTGTGGATGCTCTTGACATCATGTTTGAAAAAGAAGACATTGATGACTTACCGAATGGAATGGGAATGTGCATCATCACGATTTCCTGTTTAAACCTGATTCTTCCGGTTCTTCCCTTGTGCACACTTAGTCGCACTCACTTTGGACACCACATTCAACAGGAATCCATCATCTTGCTGCACAAGCTGTCCCTGGTCTTCATTGTGAATCTCCCTTTGCTTGTTTTCAGGCTTGTGCTTTGGCACGCCTTGAGTAAGGAAATCTCCATTTTCCCTGTGAAGAATGTAATCGTGATATTCCTTGTGTTTCAAGATCTCTACGAGAGACAGAAATTACGAGCAAGAGATGAGACTGATTCTACGGCATCTCATCATGAGATGAAACAGTTTCCGATCGAATCCTAA
- the LOC128157843 gene encoding uncharacterized protein LOC128157843 isoform X2, with the protein MEHQSIAAMANVCIQMCESMYQLPSRICCFLLVLIQGGILDYYLITHKNLYWYGWIGADVAIGFVLFVAFMISYRHLRYIRKSSTSNRPIQAGSLPLAYFAWFIYSLALAGRVGIIFNDFAWELKEEDVFGPNTLKITICLAAIIFLLLLMSHHDAELNSERRHYIEEMTATVVFDILDSVDALDIMFEKEDIDDLPNGMGMCIITISCLNLILPVLPLCTLSRTHFGHHIQQESIILLHKLSLVFIVNLPLLVFRLVLWHALSKEISIFPVKNVIVIFLVFQDLYERQKLRARDETDSTASHHEMKQFPIES; encoded by the exons ATGGAACACCAGTCCATCGCAG CCATGGCCAATGTGTGTATCCAGATGTGCGAGTCCATGTACCAGCTGCCATCCCGGATCTGCTGCTTTCTGTTGGTCCTGATCCAGGGCGGGATACTGGATTACTACCTGATCACTCACAAGAACCTGTATTGGTATGGATGGATAGGAGCCGACGTGGCCATTGGGTTTGTCCTGTTCGTGGCTTTCATGATTTCCTACAGGCATCTTAGATACATCAGGAAGTCCAGCACCAGTAACAGACCAATCCAGGCAGGAAGCCTCCCTCTGGCTTATTTCGCTTGGTTTATTTACTCTCTAGCCCTGGCAGGGAGGGTCGGAATCATCTTCAATGATTTCGCATGGGAGCTAAAGGAAGAGGATGTGTTCGGTCCAAACACCTTAAAGATCACCATTTGCTTAGCTGCCATCATATTTCTTCTGTTGCTGATGAGTCACCACGATGCCGAATTAAACTCAGAGCGTCGTCACTACATCGAAGAAATGACAGCCACGGTTGTGTTTGATATTCTAGACTCTGTGGATGCTCTTGACATCATGTTTGAAAAAGAAGACATTGATGACTTACCGAATGGAATGGGAATGTGCATCATCACGATTTCCTGTTTAAACCTGATTCTTCCGGTTCTTCCCTTGTGCACACTTAGTCGCACTCACTTTGGACACCACATTCAACAGGAATCCATCATCTTGCTGCACAAGCTGTCCCTGGTCTTCATTGTGAATCTCCCTTTGCTTGTTTTCAGGCTTGTGCTTTGGCACGCCTTGAGTAAGGAAATCTCCATTTTCCCTGTGAAGAATGTAATCGTGATATTCCTTGTGTTTCAAGATCTCTACGAGAGACAGAAATTACGAGCAAGAGATGAGACTGATTCTACGGCATCTCATCATGAGATGAAACAGTTTCCGATCGAATCCTAA
- the LOC128157840 gene encoding probable E3 ubiquitin-protein ligase makorin-1, with amino-acid sequence MAEGGTESPSWSSRIQCRYFLHGVCQRGNNCQYAHDKSAKPSNVCRYYLAGNCSYGVGCRYDHTRPKPPVSKQAPLQRTLNPLQSKTEISELKMTSLKKGGQTKPPELPSTPKPPEQWVKASEFVPGKPYICSTIPASYAKAAKDEEQDLPPPFEEEQVSDGQLLCPYLAKGVCPYESECEYIHGDICEMCGYAVLHPTDKTQREEHAKICVAELEENMEHSFAIARSKDKACGICMEIVMEKQPPSEQRFGIMSDCNHIFCLSCIRKWRGAKQFERKIVRACPECRVNSNFVTPSKYWVDTDDEKNKIIGGYKDALSNKACKYFKQGTGDCPFNDKCFYMHAYPDGTKATPKPRERRRRQNAEGDLDIMARINLWDFLEEFDNRLDQLFLLELEAEMDSYADMWYLGDDTSSEDDYY; translated from the exons ATGGCAGAAGGGGGGACAGAATCGCCGTCGTGGTCGTCCCGCATCCAGTGCAG GTATTTTCTCCATGGTGTTTGTCAAAGAGGAAACAATTGCCAGTATGCACATGATAAATCTGCAAAACCATCAAATGTCTGTCGATACTACTTGGCTGGGAACTGCTCATATGGTGTAGGATGCAG ATATGACCACACAAGACCAAAGCCACCAGTTTCAAAACAAGCACCTTTACAGAGAACTCTAAACCCTTTACAAAGCAAGACAGAAATTTCAGAACTAAAAATGACATCACTGAAAAAGGGAGGCCAGACAAAACCACCAGAGTTGCCATCCACACCCAAACCTCCAGAGCAGTGGGTGAAAGCCTCAGAGTTTGTTCCTGGGAAACCATatatttgttcaacaa TTCCTGCTTCATATGCCAAAGCTGCCAAAGATGAAGAGCAAGATCTGCCACCTCCCTTTGAGGAGGAGCAAGTTTCTGATGGACAGTTACTATGCCCATATTTAGCTAAAGGGGTGTGTCCCTATGAATCAGAGTGTGAATATATCCATGGAGACATTTGTGAGATGTGTGGATATGCTGTCCTCCACCCTACAGACAAAACACAGAGGGAAGAACACGCCAAG ATATGTGTGGCTGAACTAGAAGAGAACATGGAACACTCGTTTGCCATTGCACGGAGCAAGGACAAGGCCTGTGGGATATGTATGGAGATCGTCATGGAGAAACAGCCCCCCTCTGAGCAAAGGTTCGGCATCATGTCCGACTGTAACCATATCTTCTGTCTCTCATGCATCAGGAAATGGAGAGGGGCAAAACAATTTGAAAGGAAGATTGTTAG GGCTTGTCCTGAATGCAGAGTAAATTCCAACTTTGTGACACCCAGTAAATACTGGGTTGATACTGACGATGAGAAGAATAAAATTATTGGGGGCTACAAGGATGCATTAAG CAACAAAgcatgtaaatatttcaagcaAGGTACAGGAGACTGTCCATTCAACGACAAGTGTTTCTACATGCATGCCTATCCCGACGGAACGAAGGCCACACCCAAACCTCGGGAGAGACGACGCCGACAGAATGCAGAGGGGGACCTAGACATAATGGCCCGGATAAATCTGTGGGATTTCCTGGAGGAGTTCGACAATCGTCTTGATCAGTTGTTTCTGTTAGAACTAGAAGCTGAGATGGACAGTTACGCAGATATGTGGTATCTCGGGGACGACACTTCATCCGAGGATGATTACTATTGA